The genomic stretch CTCCAGACTTGGGAAGTAGGGTGAGATGTTGAGGCATGGCACCACGAATGATCAAACAGGTAAAGTAATATGGTTCGATCGATCACCTGCCATGCCACATAGGTACAGCATCCCGCCACCACGTATCCGCCGTGCCATGCCGACGGAGAGTGGATCGGAGGAAgaacatggatgaaggaaagaatTCAGTGGACAAATCGAAGCCAGATCGAGAGTGGCTCATCAGGACGTGGGATGCACGTTGATCAGGACATCACTCGCCACTCGTACTGTCTAGCTGCTTCACTCACTCGCTGCTCTTTTCCAATCACAACCGTTTCTGCCAAGAACGCAACCTACCACGCTGGAGCTATACGCACTTGTTCGTCGAAACCGGACGTAGCATCGGACGGGAAAGAACTGATGCAAGAGTAGTACGAGGACAGACAGATGTGTTGGCTTACCTGGTCATTGCAGCGGTGATCTCCGGCGGCCGGCTGGCCATTGATTGACGAGCCGCCCGGGGACAGACGGCGGCTTTGGAAGAGATCGCCGACCGGATGAACAATGAACtcggagagagatggaggtaggcGCACGCCAGGGGCGGAAGAGGAAAGAGTAAGGATGGGTGGCCGTGCGCAGGAAGAGAAGCAGGAAATGGGGCAAAGCGACGGTAGATTCGGTCTCCCCGCCAAAAATATTCCGAGTGTCCGGAGCATATTCGCCAGCGGCTATCCGAATATACAAACTACGTTTCCTTCCATACAAAGCGTAAATAGGACTGTAGTCCTCATACAAGTTGTTGGGCTTTGGGCCTCCCTTCAGACGGGCCTCCTAGTGTGTTTCGTCCTCACAGCCTCTTTACTGCTAGTCCACTGTCTGCTCGCGTCGTGTCCAGAGACGACGGCGacgaaggaagaaggaaggggaATCGCAGAGCAGCAGCCATGGGCGTGATGGACAAGCTCAAGATCTTCGTCGTCAAGGAGCCCGTCGTCGCCGCCTCCTGCCTCATCGCCGGATTCGGTAACAACCCCACCTcccaccccaaaccctagcgccccctgCCGACCCACCTACACGCATCGCTAGCCTCCGTTTCTCCCGGCGTGCCTTTGCTCCGCCTCGGTATTCCGCTTAGCTCGGTTCCCCGGCCTTCGGGAATCTGGGAATTCGCCCTCCAGGATGGTTGAATGGCCGGGGTTCCGGACGCTTCGATGTGATGTTCCCCGGCTACACTTTGCTGGATCTGGGGTCCTCGCTATTCCCCAGATGCGTGTCTCGCTGCAATTGACAAACCGGTAGCCCCGTTCCGTAACTCCCTCCATGATTCGTTGCAATTACATTTGCCCCCATCAAGACGAGGATTGTATCCAGCCAAAGAGTCAACTGCAAATGCGCTTATATACATGGACAACTAAGCGCTGCCTTTCGTATGTCTTATAGCCATTGCTGATTCTGTACGGATATGAGTTCTGCTGACCCATAAGTGGCGGGGGGTGATAAGGGTTGCTCCGGATCTCATGCCAAACTGTAGCCGTGCTGCTGATTCTTATTCCTTCCTCTGGAATTGCTTGCACCATTGAAATGGCGTGTATGGATTGATTACGCGGCATCGGGACTTGGTTTGACTTTGTTCGCATTCATCTCCCTGGAAACCGAATGAacctatttttttttaaataacctGCATGCTGGACTTTCACATGCCTTTTACTGCttaaggaaaccagatagcgccTATAATTCTTGTGACGCATTTCGACCAGTCTGCTACACAGGATTGGCTGAATGCCTTAATATCCAAGTTACCCTCTAGACCATGTTACTGTCAGTTTGTTCTATGATTTGACTTGCCACAGCTCCTTTGCAGCTTATTTAATTAATTATATGTATGTTCATACTTTTCATTACCGCTCTTGGGTTGTTTGTAGTGCCGTTCATTTGTGAAGGTTAGATGGTAGTGGGAGTTATATCGGTACTTTTTTTTGCCATGTCGTGACTTTGCTAGCCGTGTTTCTCAGTTGTTTTCACTAGAGCTTGTCCAGCAATCTGGGTGCTAAATTATTTGATGAATTATTCATTTCCTTCCAACGTATCTTCTCAACGTGTTTAATTAATTATATGTATCTTCCCAACATTGTTGATTAATTGTTTGAAAATTTATGCTTCTCATTGTCAGTAGTTGTTTCTGGTACTGCTGTGCACTCATGAAAGTTCGGAAATAGTCGGAGTTATCTCTGTATTTTTGCCATGCCATGCCTTCCCTACCTATGCTTGTCAGTTGCTTTTAGGAGAGTTTGTCCAGCAATCTGGGTGCTAAATTGAAACAGTAGCAGGCGTTTTACAAGAACTTAGTTGCATTTACAGGTTTACACTGTATTACTTGCATGTTTCTTCCAAGGGTCTGATTTAGTTCTCCTTCATTGAAGCGTTAAGGATTTTTGAACTGCCATGACTACTACGGGTGTGGAACAATTTGTCATTTTGCATTGTGGCAAGTGGATACATTTTTTTTTCGACAACCAGTGTCGTCAAAGCTTTGTTTACCGCATCACAGATACTGGGTAACAATTATTTTCTATTCTACCCTACAACAAAAAATGCAGTCATAAGTTGTGGAAACCAAAAGCACTTTGTGTGTTATGCCCCATTTTAGTGTTCAGTAATTTCTTTTTACTGAAATACTGTAGGGAAGCGTTTAGTCAAATTCTAGGCTTAGTTGGTTTAGTACAGCCCCAAGACGGACATCCCATTTTTAGTGGTGACCAGTTGTAGTGATCATCAACCAACAGTCTGTACGTTTCTCTTGACAGTGCAAGTTTATTGTATGGATCATATGATCTTCTAATTTGGATGTTTGATGTATTTATTGGCAGAAGACCTTGCTCTCTCCAGTCCCACCAGTCTGCCAAATATCGTCACCTGACCTTACCTTGTGCAATTTCAGGTTTGTTTCTTCCAGCAGTTGTTAGGCCAATCTTGGATTCTTGGGCAGTTGAGGAACAAGTCGCCCCAACCCCACTAAAGGATGTATGTGTTTCCCCCCAAAACCTTATTTGTTATCTGTGCTGCGACTTTATTAATATTTGTTTTTATGAGTACCCCTCTAGTTTTCCAACCGCACTATTAATAATTTTCCAATCTTATCATGTTCTTGTGTGCCAGCTGAGATATACACAAGTCAGTACCATCCTTGCAAATTAATTataattgattactccttgttattttcCACAAAATCCTAGTTATACTAAGGGTTCTTTTGAAATAGAATTAAACTATTTATCTGTGAAATTCCTGCATCCCGGCTTGGTCTTAAATAAGGGGATTAGACTTAATCGCACATGTTATTTTTTGAAACTCGTCATCATCATGCTTCTGAATAATCATGCCGAGAATATATCAACCCATTGTTTCATCCATATTGCTGTTTTATGTACTGAGATTTTTCCATGTACATGGAGATGGTGTTCAAGTCTAATCCCCTTTTTCTTTCGGTACCTCTGCAGGTGATTGCAGGTGTCACCAACAAGACAAAGTAGTGACCTCACTGGTTCATGTTGCCGGCACATTTTTCTTTTCACTTGTTTTTGGTGCCCAGACGAGGAGGCTCTCTCCGCCCGCACGGTAGCTGGCTGAATGAAGTCTGAAATAATCATTGTACCTGAACTGGTTTTCACTGTAATGCAATGCGATGAATTTTAAGGAGTGATCGTTTGTTGACAAAAGTGGGTGAAATACTATTTTTGCCCTCTTGAATTTATTTCACAATCACCTCTTGTTCTTGATTTGGCGTTACCAGGCATGTCCTTATTCCCTCAGCAACGCGAAGTCGGATTTGATATCATCGGTGATCTTCCCTCTCCCACCCTGGCCATCCCGGCATGAATGCGTTGCGAATTGTGATGTTGTTTTTCGCTGCATTATCATCAAGCTCCTGCTAGTGCCAGTGAACACGGCGGAGCTGCTGTAATGCAGCGACACTCCAAATTGTCGCCGTCGGACGGAGGTTTTTTTTTCTCATTATGTTGAGCTACTACTAGAAGAGAGACGGGCGTGTTAGGCGGACCACTCGCGACGTGCGAAGGGTACGAATGGCTTCAAGTTAAGATGGGCTGACGGCCTACATATTCAGGCCCGGCCCAACCGATACCCGAAGCGATTACCAAACCTAGGGTTTACGAGCGCCGACTTGTATAAAGCGCCGAGCTCCGGGATGCTCCATCCTTCCGCAGCagccgccatcaccaccaccccAAAGAACCGGAGCAGTCCAAGGCGGCGCCGCGGCTTCCCCCTCTCCGGTAAGCACTGGATCCTACCGTCGTCTCATATGTCATGAGCTCTGTGAGGATCTCGCAACACGCATGCTTAGTTAGGATGCGTCAGCGTTTGCGCCCGTCAAGCATGTGATGGATCTATGTTCCACGGTCCTTTTCGATGCTGTTCTATTGATGTCGTCTGTTGTAATTATAGCTCCGTTCGGAATTATTTGTGCCGGCCGGTGATTTGTTCGTTGTTTCGTGTAGCCGATTTCTTCCTTAGCTAGGTTGCATCCCAAGCTAAAACTGCCCACTGCTATCAGTTAGATATACTCACAGTTGTAAAATTAAAAGCTTCACAACGCTTCTGTAGTGCTATGTACTACCATCTTGTTGTAGTCCAACTTACATTGGCAACAAACCACCCATTTCCACTGCAAATTGTGAAATGTTGCCTTGCTAATGTATGTTTCTTGTCTACTTACTACCCAGTTCCTAActttttgttttttgtcttggtgACGCAGGCTAAAGGAATGACTACCGTTCCGGGGTCTCTGGTCTGGGAGCTTGTCAAGAAGAACAACTGCTTCCTGATCAAGCAGTTCGGCAACAGCAACGCCAAGGTGCAGTTCAGCAAGGAGCCCAACAACCTCTACAATGTCCACTCCTACAAGTTCTCTGGTCCGTAGTTGCCTGTTCTGTTCAAACCCTATCATTACCTATAGACTCTGCCATCCTTACGTGTCTCTTTGCAGATCACTAACTAGCTGTGTATTGATGTGGTTTGCCAGGCTTGGCGAACAGCAAGACCGTGACGGTCCAGCCATTGGCCGGAGATGACAAGGCAGTTGTCCTGTCCACAACCAAGACCAAGAAGCAGAACGCCCCTGCCAAGCTCCAGCACAAGAATGTGATGCGCAAGGAGTTCCGCAAGATGGCCAAGGCTGTCAAGAACCAGGTAttgaaacatgaaaaatccttCAACTGGAATACCCTTGTTATGCTTGACTTCTAGGCTACAACTCATTTGTTTATCAATCTCATTAGTCAATCTGTTTTGTTTCTTTGTGGGTCCACTGCTGACCTGGGGTAACTGCTGTGATGAGCCGTAACAATAAGAATACCAACCGATCAATTGGTTATTCAATGAAATATTCTAAACGCTTGGCTTCTGAGCAGATCTTGCTAGTAGttctgttttgtttttgtgtttAGGTTTTATTAGTTGCCACAAGTATTGCTATGATGAGCCGTAACAATAAGAATGCCAACCGATCAATTGGTTATTCAATGAAATACTCTTAACGCTTGGCTTCTGAGCAAATCTTGCTAGGTCACAATTTCGTTTTTCTATTTAGATTTTATTACTGGCCATAAGTATTGCTGTGATGAGCCGTAACAATAAGAAGGCCAACCGATCAATTGGTTCTTCAGTGAAATATTCCTTTACGCTTGGCTTCTGAGCTCAGTTTGTTTGAgaatttgttgtgtttgtgtctTTGTGCTTATTATGGTTGCTTACCAATGTATTATTGCTGCGATGAGCTGTAACACATGAGTAGCCCAACCAATTGATCAGTATGATTGATAGTATTTCATTTTGCATGTATGAATTATGTTTGTGATCATAGGTTGTTGCTGTGATGAGCCGTAAACATAAGAAGGCCAACCGATCAATTGGTTCTTCAGTGAAATTTTCCTGTACGCTTGGCTTCTGAGCTGAATATAACTGATCTGATCTAAACCTAACTGTGATTCTGCTGTGTTTCATATTTTTGTCTCCTTTGTTTATCAACATTTTGCTGTGATGAGCCGTAACTCATAAGAAGCCCAACCGATCAATTGGTTCTTCAGTGAAATATTATTTTACGCTTGGCTTCTGAGCTCAGTTTGTTTGAgaatttgttgtgtttgtgtctTTGTGCTTATTATGGTTGCTTACCAATGTATTATTGCTGCGATGAGCTGTAACACATGAGTAGCCCAACCAATTGATTTGTCCTTCTTCATAATATTCTTTTACGCTTGGTTTTTGAGCTGAACCTGCTATGTTTGCTATGTTTAATCACTGATATAAGATATTGTTATGGAAATGTTCTTTTTATGCTTGGCTTCTGTACTCAACGTTCAGACAACTTGTCCTCCTAGTCATTAGCATTCTTGTGTGCAGTATGGAAACAATAGGCACTTCCTTGTAACAACAATTTACTATGTTTATATCTAGTGATTGTTATGGTCATAACGGGTCCTTCCTCTACCCAGGTTTGCAACAACTATTACAGGCCAGATCTGACCAAGCCGGCTCTTGCAAGGCTGAGCTCTGTGTACCGCAGCCTCCAGGTGTCCAAGTCTGGCATCAAGAAGAAGAACAGGCAGCCAACTAAGCTGTAAAATGCATTAAGGTTGCTTCGACTGCTTGATCAGTTTTGAGTCTTATGTGGAGAAACCATGTTTACAAACCCGCCCTAGTTTGTGCTCTGACAGTGTTAGAATGCTTTGTGTCGACCTATAATTATTGTTTGTTTTGCACTGACGATGGCTCCTTTTGTCTTTAAACTTGTGCTCATGGTATTCTGCTGTTCGATTTGGACCCAATGTGCATCTTCTCATACCTTAACTAGAGCTCTGTTTTAACTCATGGTATTCCACCTCAAAATCTTTGTTGAATGGCTGTACTACTTGTGGTTATTTGTTCTGTCGGTGGTATAGCCCAGCTAGCGCCAGAAGCATGTCAAGCCTGTTATTATTTTGGAGTGAAGCTTCGTCGTATGAGCACTTTCTGGTTAAGCTTTGCTTTAGCGGAGTAATATTCACCCTTGTCTGTTAATTTGTAATGTTCAAGTAAATGTAGCAAGTTCAAATAATCTTTATTTGAATGAAATATTGCACGCTATTCTGTTAGTGTCCACATAGAGATCAGAAGAATAAGTTTCAATTACAGTCCCACAATAGATATCTCGAAAATGTTGAATGAGGTAGGAAAAAATCTTTGGACTCTTTGCAGGGTGTTGCTGGCTAACAATGGGTTGAAGGagtggctaagagcatctctaacaataCTAAACGTGAGAAACTGCTGGTGCGGAAATGAGCCCGCAAACCAAATCCGTAAAACAAAATATAGCTGAACAAAGAAACAGAACCCGTAAACCGCAGAACATTCTGTCTCCAACAGTTGTAGAATGCTTTATACCTAAAAATGACGCTGTAAACTTAATATAGCCCCGCAAATCAAACCCGTAAAACAAAATTTAGATGAACAAAGAAAAAGAGCCTGTAAACCGCAGAACATTCTGTCTCCAACAGCTGTAGAATGCTCTATACCTAAAAAATGACGATGTAAACATATAATATAACGCTTCTTTGGAGATGCTGTTAGTATGATGAAAATTGATCTAACTCAATCACACGAATCTTGTCGACGGCTAATACATTCACGGGCCTCTGGAGAATCACCGCGTCGAGCACATGTTACGCGTATCGCTTTAGGTACACTAGCTTTGTATCAAGCTCATTCGAAAGTCGAAACCCAGCCATGAATTTGCGATTCTGGCTAGCGACCACCGACCAGACTAGTAAGTCTTGCGATTTGTCTGAACCACACTGCCGTTCTGGTGCTGCACCGTCCCCTGCTCCTCCAGCTCGTCCTGCTGGTgctgcgccgccggcgccggcccaaGCCGCTGCATGAACGAGCGGTAGGCCATGATACCCATCTTCTGCACCTTGTCGTACACCCTCTCCGGCCGCAGAGCCGCCACGTACATCCCGACGGCGTCCAGCTGCCACCCGCTCCTCCCGCAGAACCCCACCACCACGCCGCCCTCCACGGCGAACTCGAACGGCATGccctccccggcggcggcgccgaacgGACCGTACGCCGCTCGCTCCGTCCTTAAGGCCAGCGACCGGATCACAGGCGAGCCGCCGGGCGCCACCGGGCCGTACCGGCCGCTCAcggccgtcaggtgttcgtccgggAAGCTCAGCTTGATCTACGAACACAGTCTAGTCAAGAAAAGCCGCACCATGCCGTTCACGGCGCGATCGCATTGGCGTACGTACCAACCTGGGTGGTGAGGCTGCCGGTGGCGCCGCCGTGCCGCTCGCCGGGGACGGCGAGGCCGTTCCTGTCGTACTCCACGCTGATGGAGTCGACGCAGCGGCTGTCGTACGACAGGGTGATGCTGCGGATCCCCGTGTGCCCGCCGTCGTCCCACGGGttcccgccggcgccgccccacggccccaccttcatgagcttcttcgaCGCTACCATCTTCCTCTGAGCCGGCGGCTGCTGCTGAAACCAACGGTGCAGCAATGTGTTTTCATCAATGTTGTGCATGATTTTGTTaaataatggtataattttttaagacaaagcaaaatctttttggaaatCTTTAAGCAGTTTATATATAAACATAAAAGTACAGACAAACATGAAAGGAGGATTAAGAATTGAGAGGTGATGAGAACCCTATTTGCTTGATTGAAAATGAAACTGAATACTAGTGAGATCACTTGTGTACCATGTTTGCCTCCAGATATGTGCAGGGCTACAACACCAGCTGGTATAAGATAAGCAGCTAATCTTTTAGAAAAACATGAACAAGCAAGTGTACTTAGAGTACTTATGGGTTAAAATAGCCGGTGAAACAAATGGCATGCCCCAACCAAAGAAAGTATCACTCAGCTAACTGGCAGCTGGCAAGATTGTACATGATGAGAAATATAGTGGACGCCAGAACTGGATGCTCTATGGGGATCAGTATATATACCGTAGCATAATCTACAAAGCTAAGATGTGTAAAGGAACATGCTGTTCTTCACCTACAAGTTACATCTCTGAAAGATTCTTGAACCATGATTTAAGGTTAGCATGTCCCAAAAGGACAAACCTACAAATATATTTTTTAGTTCATTGAGAAATTTCTTACAAAATATATATTGCAACATTTCTTCAATCTCCATGTCTTGTAAAGGTGAGGATAAACAGACATATGGCATGGATTCCAGCTTTATTAAAGGCAGGCAGGCACAGAGATGGTATGGATTCTGTGGTAAGTAATTGCCACCAAACTGGAGAATATGATGCACATTGCTCATTGGTAGAGTCCATACAGGTAAGCGAGAATAAGAGAATAGGCACACACAATGTTTATTTGTAATATGTTCGTTCCCAAATTCATTTTGGTTCTCTGGATATATCTGGCCAATCAGTTGATCGCCACAAGCTCTGATAATGCACAACTGTTCCCATCAGGATTCATCTGTCCAATAGCCAGTTCTCtatatcttcttctttttttgaaaGGGAGTTCTATATCTTTTTGTTTTGTAAAGGTAACCAGTTCTATATCGACAACTGCCTTGTTATGCACCAGATccttgtgtgaagctgaacgattGAAGTGTCTGTGACAAGGCATCATCCAGTTCACAATTGATTCCTGATGTTAGTGCTAACTGGTAACAGCTCTAAATTTTCGTTCTCTTGCGGTATTCTACAATCCAATATTTGGCACATTATTCTCTGGGTGGTTCAACCGTGCAATCCATTACTCATTCCTGAAGTTGTAGAAGGCAACTaaaatttcgcaaaaaaaaaaaaaaagtagtgcATGACACCATTGGCAGCAGATGCATGCACTGGCCTAATCATCCACACACCTAAAGCCTTTGCTGTTCTGTGCTGTGATGGGGGCCTGGCCGCCTGGGGTGGCCAATCGAAAGTAGATTGAGATAGAGACCCCACAGGAACATTATAGTCCTCTTTGACAGGTGTGTTTTATGGGTGGACCATGATATGATGCCCCTTTCTTGCATTGGCTTGACAGCGCAATTATACTTTCTGTTAGGGTAGCAGAACTAAAAACTAATTTGTTTGCCTTTTCTTCTGTCTACCACACACCAATTAGGAGCCTGCTAATTCTGGTTTTTCATGTGTATCATTCACAAAATAGCAGTTTGCTATCTTTAAGCCGTGGGTTCAAGCAACCAATTATTAGCTATGAGCTACCTGATGATGGAAATAGGCCTGCTGTCTCTGAAACGTGAGGCCCTCCTTTCAAGGTCTCACCTATATAAGAGGCGCCCGC from Lolium rigidum isolate FL_2022 chromosome 4, APGP_CSIRO_Lrig_0.1, whole genome shotgun sequence encodes the following:
- the LOC124707216 gene encoding uncharacterized protein LOC124707216, translated to MGVMDKLKIFVVKEPVVAASCLIAGFGLFLPAVVRPILDSWAVEEQVAPTPLKDVIAGVTNKTK
- the LOC124707215 gene encoding 60S ribosomal protein L28-1-like, whose product is MTTVPGSLVWELVKKNNCFLIKQFGNSNAKVQFSKEPNNLYNVHSYKFSGLANSKTVTVQPLAGDDKAVVLSTTKTKKQNAPAKLQHKNVMRKEFRKMAKAVKNQVCNNYYRPDLTKPALARLSSVYRSLQVSKSGIKKKNRQPTKL
- the LOC124648360 gene encoding jacalin-related lectin 19-like; protein product: MHNIDENTLLHRWFQQQPPAQRKMVASKKLMKVGPWGGAGGNPWDDGGHTGIRSITLSYDSRCVDSISVEYDRNGLAVPGERHGGATGSLTTQIKLSFPDEHLTAVSGRYGPVAPGGSPVIRSLALRTERAAYGPFGAAAGEGMPFEFAVEGGVVVGFCGRSGWQLDAVGMYVAALRPERVYDKVQKMGIMAYRSFMQRLGPAPAAQHQQDELEEQGTVQHQNGSVVQTNRKTY